One Peribacillus simplex NBRC 15720 = DSM 1321 genomic region harbors:
- a CDS encoding GNAT family N-acetyltransferase, giving the protein MEKQAVLFHSLEGEKIYFKALRIEDVQEIHHYASDQEVSRFIGWNLMSTLEETRQFIEIMLKRESAGTHLYSSIVEKLTQAIIGTAIIFNFDQEANQAEIGYVLHKHHWDKGYGTEIVALISDFAFKSLNLHKLHAMVVHANIGSARILEKNRYELEGRLKDHYFIEDKYYDALLFGKITNLET; this is encoded by the coding sequence ATGGAGAAGCAGGCTGTTTTATTTCATTCATTAGAGGGTGAAAAAATCTACTTCAAAGCACTAAGGATAGAGGATGTTCAAGAGATACATCATTATGCGTCAGATCAAGAGGTTTCACGATTTATTGGCTGGAATTTGATGAGTACTTTGGAGGAAACTCGTCAGTTCATTGAAATAATGTTAAAACGTGAGTCGGCAGGAACTCATTTATATTCCTCCATTGTTGAAAAATTAACTCAAGCAATTATAGGAACAGCCATAATTTTCAATTTTGACCAAGAAGCAAACCAAGCTGAAATTGGTTATGTGTTGCATAAACATCATTGGGATAAGGGGTATGGAACAGAGATTGTTGCATTGATAAGTGATTTTGCATTTAAATCACTTAATCTTCATAAGCTCCATGCTATGGTAGTGCATGCAAATATTGGCTCTGCACGGATACTTGAAAAGAACAGGTATGAGTTAGAAGGACGATTAAAAGACCACTATTTTATAGAGGATAAGTATTATGATGCATTACTTTTCGGCAAAATTACTAACCTGGAAACTTAG
- a CDS encoding GrpB family protein, with the protein MKDIHDESTWPVWANETIDIVEPNPKWVEKGNQEKALLLNLLSTFGITEIQHYGSTSIPNLPAKPIIDLMAKIDSFQKIKEISSLLANHDWNYVPPTIDNRPWQRFFVKVINDKRVVHLHILLEGEERWDNQLLFRDLLRTNQQFIDEYAILKRNLAKKYSNDREAYTKAKTEFINYVLKS; encoded by the coding sequence ATGAAAGATATTCATGATGAAAGCACATGGCCCGTTTGGGCTAATGAGACAATAGACATTGTCGAACCAAATCCCAAGTGGGTAGAAAAAGGTAATCAGGAAAAAGCACTTCTTCTTAATCTTCTTTCAACTTTCGGCATAACGGAAATTCAACATTATGGAAGTACATCTATTCCAAATTTACCAGCTAAACCAATCATTGATTTAATGGCTAAAATTGATTCATTTCAAAAAATAAAAGAAATATCTTCATTGTTAGCTAATCACGACTGGAATTATGTACCACCTACCATAGACAATCGACCTTGGCAAAGATTTTTTGTGAAAGTAATTAACGACAAACGAGTAGTACATTTACATATTTTACTTGAGGGAGAAGAACGGTGGGATAATCAGCTACTTTTTCGTGATTTATTACGGACTAATCAGCAGTTTATTGATGAATACGCTATTCTTAAAAGGAATTTAGCAAAAAAATATAGCAATGATCGTGAAGCGTACACTAAAGCAAAAACAGAATTTATTAATTATGTTCTTAAATCTTAG
- a CDS encoding GNAT family N-acetyltransferase: MMIIGEDNMKIDMVFDYEMGNDLTSKIQELLSQCFQEDYPKNRIYFKQLPHFRFVAFNEKNQLVGQVGIDYRVMNLNGNPVRVLGLIDLCVTQNTRSQGIGSMLLLEIEQFCCNRNIDFLLLFADNETLYLKNGYRSVTNKCKWLKIDHESQITRGIGYEVIEGLLIKEVGKYNWCEGDLDFLGYLY; the protein is encoded by the coding sequence ATGATGATAATTGGAGAAGATAATATGAAGATAGATATGGTATTTGATTATGAGATGGGTAATGATTTAACCTCAAAGATACAAGAATTGTTAAGCCAATGTTTTCAAGAAGACTATCCAAAAAACAGAATTTATTTTAAACAATTACCCCATTTTAGGTTTGTAGCTTTTAACGAAAAAAATCAACTTGTAGGACAGGTAGGAATAGATTACAGAGTGATGAATCTTAACGGAAATCCTGTAAGAGTTCTTGGTCTAATTGATTTATGTGTCACCCAAAACACTCGCTCGCAAGGGATAGGTTCGATGTTACTTTTAGAAATTGAACAGTTTTGTTGCAATAGAAATATTGATTTTTTATTGTTATTTGCTGACAACGAAACGTTGTATTTGAAAAATGGATACAGGTCAGTTACGAACAAATGTAAATGGTTAAAAATTGACCATGAAAGTCAAATTACAAGGGGAATAGGTTATGAAGTAATTGAGGGATTATTGATTAAAGAAGTTGGTAAGTATAATTGGTGCGAAGGAGATCTAGATTTTTTAGGCTACCTTTATTAA
- a CDS encoding iron-sulfur cluster biosynthesis family protein: protein MNIEIKEAAIEQLKKVDYKENEGVRIEAIYVGSCSIYVEHELKIDNKNEDDERFIIDGVPILISRESKKHLPDKVFLNYSDGLGYKLYSDEETLRYNLQLNRVN from the coding sequence ATGAATATTGAGATTAAAGAAGCAGCGATTGAACAACTAAAAAAAGTGGATTATAAAGAGAATGAAGGTGTTCGTATCGAAGCCATTTATGTTGGAAGCTGTTCGATTTATGTGGAACACGAATTGAAAATTGATAATAAGAACGAAGATGATGAGAGATTCATAATTGATGGGGTCCCCATATTAATATCACGTGAGTCTAAAAAGCATCTTCCGGATAAAGTCTTTCTAAACTACAGTGATGGACTTGGATACAAATTATATTCAGACGAAGAAACATTGAGATATAATCTCCAGTTGAATAGAGTGAATTAA
- a CDS encoding IS110 family transposase: MNPVVGLDVAKGESQVQAFLDQSKPYGKSFSMKHIKEELEHFLEFLKEIEEVTGQMPMVILESTGHYHSPVIQYLEEQGILYILLNPIISYQAKKSSLRKVKTDAIDAYQLCVLYYKEDLEPHKIRGIQLLDLRNLSRQQEIVTNMYVEAKLQFHTILDQLFPEYRKVFGDLYSKVSLLMLKEYPTSEVVLTAGESRLAENVIEFCSSRSGEWAWEKAKKIMDSASRNPFQKSVYESHVINLRMYIELLFHYQGHLSDLEDRIVALANELEEYKIIQSIPGIGEKIAATIISEIGEIDRFNHPKKLVAFAGVDPSVHSSGKFTATINRITKRGSSRLLHSLYLAVLCGIRSSRNKKLKAFYDKKKSEGKPAKVSIVACMNKLLHWIYALLKRKETFLDLA, encoded by the coding sequence ATGAATCCAGTTGTTGGTCTGGATGTGGCAAAAGGAGAGAGTCAAGTTCAGGCATTCTTAGATCAATCTAAACCGTATGGGAAGAGCTTTTCAATGAAGCATATCAAAGAGGAGTTAGAGCATTTTTTAGAATTTCTAAAAGAAATTGAAGAGGTGACAGGGCAGATGCCTATGGTCATTTTAGAATCTACAGGGCATTACCATTCTCCCGTTATTCAATACCTGGAGGAACAAGGGATTCTATATATCTTACTAAATCCGATTATTTCTTATCAGGCAAAGAAGTCCAGTTTACGGAAGGTGAAAACAGACGCTATCGATGCGTACCAGTTGTGTGTGCTGTATTACAAAGAGGATTTAGAACCTCATAAAATTAGAGGAATTCAGCTATTAGACCTTCGGAATTTGTCCAGACAACAGGAAATCGTAACGAATATGTATGTGGAAGCTAAACTTCAGTTTCACACCATTTTAGATCAATTATTTCCTGAATACCGGAAGGTTTTTGGGGATCTATATTCGAAGGTTTCTTTATTGATGTTAAAGGAATATCCTACTTCAGAGGTGGTATTAACGGCCGGAGAAAGTAGACTAGCAGAGAATGTTATAGAGTTCTGTTCTAGCCGATCGGGTGAATGGGCATGGGAAAAAGCAAAAAAAATAATGGATTCCGCATCTAGAAATCCATTTCAAAAAAGCGTGTATGAAAGTCACGTAATCAATCTTCGTATGTATATTGAGTTGCTTTTTCATTACCAGGGACACCTTTCCGATTTGGAAGATCGTATAGTGGCCCTGGCAAATGAACTGGAAGAATATAAGATCATCCAATCGATTCCGGGTATCGGAGAAAAAATCGCAGCCACGATTATCTCTGAAATCGGTGAAATCGATCGGTTTAATCATCCGAAAAAACTGGTTGCCTTCGCTGGAGTGGATCCAAGTGTTCACTCATCGGGTAAGTTTACGGCAACCATTAATCGTATTACCAAAAGGGGTTCGAGCAGACTACTTCATTCTCTGTATCTTGCCGTACTATGCGGCATAAGAAGTTCAAGGAACAAAAAGCTTAAAGCATTCTATGATAAGAAAAAATCAGAAGGAAAACCTGCCAAAGTGTCAATCGTTGCTTGTATGAATAAGTTGCTTCATTGGATTTATGCTTTATTAAAGAGAAAAGAAACGTTCCTAGATTTAGCCTAA
- a CDS encoding DinB family protein, with translation MVHAKDVLSDQLLANANDPSWYLPFSDSVERLSEEHAFWKPNEESNSIAEIVQHLLYWNQTWQTRYQKSHVDAVPSIGNNNNSFIIPENHTFADLKKQLLEVLLRWQELLSEEKVEREVNGYPGHVKWWAVLGNVSTHNAYHIGQIIYIRKLQNSWKIDAGVDK, from the coding sequence ATGGTTCATGCAAAAGATGTTTTATCGGATCAGTTGTTGGCAAATGCTAATGACCCAAGTTGGTACCTACCATTTTCAGATTCAGTAGAAAGATTGTCTGAGGAACATGCATTTTGGAAGCCAAACGAAGAAAGTAATAGTATTGCTGAAATTGTGCAGCATCTACTATATTGGAATCAAACATGGCAAACAAGGTACCAAAAATCTCACGTTGATGCTGTGCCTTCAATAGGAAATAATAATAACAGCTTTATTATTCCTGAAAATCATACTTTTGCTGACTTAAAAAAACAACTATTAGAGGTACTTTTACGTTGGCAAGAGTTATTATCTGAAGAAAAAGTTGAGAGAGAAGTTAATGGTTATCCTGGACACGTGAAATGGTGGGCAGTACTCGGAAATGTGTCAACTCATAACGCATATCACATTGGTCAGATCATTTATATCCGGAAGTTGCAAAATAGCTGGAAAATAGATGCAGGAGTAGATAAATAA